In Kitasatospora sp. NBC_00240, the following are encoded in one genomic region:
- a CDS encoding SseB family protein: protein MLHAGAGDPGIVLAAFRSSVVFVPRDADGRVWTGDEGGIRWIWAFSTEAAIVGFARARGHQGPELDWLTVRGSRLLDVAVPAVGVPCGVALDVGSAQPMLFPPVRGIVPDAVALDGEEN from the coding sequence ATGCTGCACGCCGGAGCCGGTGATCCCGGCATCGTGCTGGCCGCGTTCCGTTCCAGCGTCGTGTTCGTGCCGCGGGACGCGGACGGCCGGGTGTGGACCGGGGACGAGGGCGGGATCCGCTGGATCTGGGCCTTCAGCACCGAGGCGGCGATAGTCGGGTTCGCCCGGGCCCGCGGCCACCAGGGCCCGGAGCTGGACTGGTTGACGGTCCGGGGCTCGCGGCTGCTGGACGTCGCGGTGCCCGCGGTCGGCGTCCCCTGCGGAGTGGCACTGGACGTGGGGAGCGCGCAGCCGATGCTGTTCCCGCCGGTACGGGGGATCGTGCCGGACGCGGTCGCGCTCGACGGGGAGGAGAACTGA
- a CDS encoding ADP-ribosylglycohydrolase family protein, with protein sequence MKYLPWDQLTAYRARVRGCLLGGAIGDALGFPIEGLAMPGIEARYGETGITGLVPDRDGVIGRISDDTQMTLFTAEGWLRGYARAMSRGISGAEVVLVQHAYLRWQETQDHEDPPPRYDLVHRTGRLREERWLYARRAPGMACRSGLRQNHVPDSRSVIDGTPGPVNPDSKGCGTVMRSAPFGFTEGDPRGSFELAARCAQITHGHPTGYYAAGAFAAMISHLLTGEGLESAVLKSMELLAGYPGHEETTAALRRAVDLARTGPATPLTVESLGGGWIAEEALAIAVYAALARTDHWKNRTPIESAFLTAVNHSGDSDSTGSICGNLLGAHYGDGLLPAHWLQQIEGRAVIAALADDFAAEVHPGEQRPWEY encoded by the coding sequence GTGAAGTACCTGCCGTGGGACCAGCTGACGGCCTATCGCGCACGGGTGCGCGGCTGTCTGCTCGGCGGGGCGATCGGGGACGCCCTCGGCTTCCCGATCGAGGGCCTGGCCATGCCGGGGATCGAGGCCCGGTACGGGGAGACCGGCATCACCGGGCTGGTCCCCGACCGCGACGGCGTGATCGGCCGGATCAGCGACGACACCCAGATGACCCTCTTCACCGCCGAGGGCTGGCTGCGCGGCTACGCCCGGGCCATGTCCAGAGGCATCAGCGGGGCGGAGGTCGTCCTCGTCCAGCACGCCTACCTGCGCTGGCAGGAGACCCAGGACCACGAGGACCCGCCGCCCAGGTACGACCTCGTCCACCGGACCGGTCGGCTGCGGGAGGAGCGCTGGTTGTACGCCCGTCGCGCGCCCGGGATGGCCTGCCGCTCCGGCCTGCGCCAGAACCACGTCCCGGACTCACGGAGCGTGATCGACGGCACCCCGGGCCCGGTCAACCCCGACTCGAAGGGGTGCGGCACGGTGATGCGCTCGGCGCCCTTCGGCTTCACCGAGGGCGACCCCCGGGGCTCCTTCGAACTCGCCGCCCGCTGCGCGCAGATCACCCACGGCCACCCGACCGGCTACTACGCCGCCGGCGCCTTCGCCGCGATGATCAGCCATCTGCTGACCGGGGAGGGCCTGGAGTCCGCCGTCCTCAAGAGCATGGAACTGCTCGCCGGCTACCCGGGCCACGAGGAGACGACCGCCGCCCTGCGCAGGGCCGTCGACCTCGCCCGGACCGGCCCGGCGACCCCGCTGACGGTGGAGAGCCTCGGCGGCGGCTGGATCGCCGAGGAGGCCCTGGCCATCGCCGTGTACGCGGCGCTGGCCCGCACCGACCACTGGAAGAACCGCACCCCGATCGAGTCCGCGTTCCTGACCGCCGTCAACCACTCCGGCGACAGCGACTCCACCGGCTCCATCTGCGGCAACCTGCTGGGCGCCCACTACGGGGACGGCCTGCTGCCGGCGCACTGGCTGCAGCAGATCGAGGGCCGGGCCGTGATCGCCGCGCTCGCCGACGACTTCGCCGCCGAGGTCCACCCCGGCGAGCAACGCCCCTGGGAGTACTGA
- a CDS encoding GuaB1 family IMP dehydrogenase-related protein — protein MRFLNPQTGSYDDRNSVPYDLTYDDVFMVPSRSAVGSRQGVDLSSNDGTGTTIPLVVANMTAIAGRRMAETVARRGGLVAIPQDIPTEVIADVIGWVKQRHLVHDTAITLEPGATVADALSLLPKRAHNALVVVEDGKPVGVVTDSDCHGVDRFTSLSEVMSRDLLLLEDGIDPRAAFEKLNEGHRKLAPVVDADGRLVGILTRKNALRATLYTPAVDAAGKLRVAATVGINGDVAGKAKALIEAGADVLIVDTAHGHQESMISALRAVRGLDPQIPIVAGNVVSAAGVRDLVEAGADILKVGVGPGAMCTTRMMTGVGRPQFSAVLECAAEARRLGKHVWADGGIRHPRDVAMALAAGASNVMVGSWFAGTYESPGDLQTTADGRQYKESFGMASARAVRNRTSEESAYDRARKALFEEGISTSRMFLDPARPGVEDLIDSIVAGVRSSCTYAGANSLEEFHQKAVVGIQSAAGYAEGKPLHSSWA, from the coding sequence ATGCGCTTCTTGAACCCCCAGACCGGCAGCTACGACGACCGTAATTCGGTGCCGTACGACCTCACGTACGACGACGTCTTCATGGTCCCCAGCCGCTCCGCCGTGGGCTCCCGGCAGGGTGTCGACCTGTCCTCGAACGACGGGACGGGCACCACCATCCCGCTGGTCGTCGCCAACATGACCGCCATCGCCGGGCGCCGGATGGCCGAGACGGTGGCCCGCCGCGGCGGCCTGGTCGCGATCCCGCAGGACATCCCGACCGAGGTCATCGCCGACGTCATCGGCTGGGTCAAGCAGCGCCACCTGGTGCACGACACCGCGATCACCCTGGAGCCCGGCGCGACCGTCGCCGACGCGCTCTCCCTGCTGCCCAAGCGCGCCCACAACGCGCTGGTCGTGGTCGAGGACGGCAAGCCGGTCGGCGTGGTCACCGACTCCGACTGCCACGGCGTGGACCGCTTCACCAGCCTGAGCGAGGTCATGTCCCGTGACCTGCTGCTGCTGGAGGACGGCATCGACCCCCGCGCCGCGTTCGAGAAGCTCAACGAGGGCCACCGCAAGCTCGCCCCGGTGGTCGACGCCGACGGCCGGCTGGTCGGCATCCTGACCCGCAAGAACGCCCTGCGCGCCACCCTCTACACCCCGGCCGTGGACGCCGCCGGCAAGCTGCGGGTGGCCGCCACCGTCGGCATCAACGGCGACGTCGCGGGCAAGGCCAAGGCCCTGATCGAGGCCGGCGCCGACGTCCTGATCGTGGACACCGCGCACGGCCACCAGGAGTCGATGATCAGCGCGCTGCGCGCGGTGCGCGGGCTGGACCCGCAGATCCCGATCGTGGCCGGCAACGTGGTCTCCGCCGCCGGCGTCCGCGACCTGGTCGAGGCCGGCGCGGACATCCTCAAGGTGGGTGTCGGCCCCGGCGCCATGTGCACCACCCGGATGATGACCGGTGTCGGCCGGCCGCAGTTCTCCGCCGTCCTGGAGTGCGCCGCCGAGGCCCGCCGCCTGGGCAAGCACGTCTGGGCCGACGGCGGCATCCGCCACCCGCGGGACGTGGCGATGGCACTGGCCGCCGGCGCCTCCAACGTGATGGTCGGCTCCTGGTTCGCCGGTACCTACGAGTCGCCCGGCGACCTGCAGACCACCGCCGACGGCCGCCAGTACAAGGAGAGCTTCGGGATGGCCTCGGCGCGTGCCGTGCGCAACCGGACCTCGGAGGAGTCGGCCTACGACCGCGCCCGCAAGGCGCTGTTCGAGGAGGGCATCTCCACCTCGCGGATGTTCCTCGACCCGGCCCGCCCGGGCGTCGAGGACCTGATCGACTCGATCGTGGCGGGTGTGCGCAGCTCCTGCACCTACGCGGGCGCCAACAGCCTGGAGGAGTTCCACCAGAAGGCCGTGGTCGGCATCCAGAGCGCGGCGGGCTACGCCGAGGGCAAGCCGCTGCACTCCAGCTGGGCCTGA
- a CDS encoding DUF5995 family protein → MTISDSLTVDQAVDRMRALRDLLPAADGVAVFNRMYLTVTELVRDRLTDGYFEDPPAVAALDALFAGRYLRAVDAAAAGTRPPACWRPLFELRGHPGIHPLQFALAGMNAHIEHDLPLAVLDTCRQLGRRPAELAADYRRINDLLAQVEDEVRDSLLPGPDELPLADPLLHVAGVWSIDRAREAAWASVLALWELRPVPFAYTAVSTALDGSVGMVCRALLTPLDGPTQAGRPPVAGSRPAG, encoded by the coding sequence GTGACGATCAGTGACTCCCTGACGGTCGACCAGGCCGTCGACCGGATGCGGGCCCTGCGGGACCTGCTTCCCGCCGCGGACGGCGTCGCCGTCTTCAACCGGATGTACCTGACCGTCACCGAGCTGGTCCGCGACCGCCTCACGGACGGGTACTTCGAGGACCCGCCGGCCGTGGCCGCCCTCGACGCCCTGTTCGCCGGCCGCTACCTGCGGGCGGTCGACGCGGCCGCCGCCGGCACCCGGCCGCCCGCCTGCTGGCGGCCGCTGTTCGAACTGCGTGGGCACCCGGGCATCCACCCGCTGCAGTTCGCCCTGGCCGGGATGAACGCCCACATCGAGCACGACCTCCCGCTCGCCGTGCTGGACACCTGCCGCCAGCTCGGCCGCCGCCCGGCCGAGCTGGCCGCCGACTACCGGCGGATCAACGACCTGCTGGCGCAGGTGGAGGACGAGGTCCGGGACTCGCTGCTGCCCGGCCCGGACGAGCTGCCGCTCGCCGACCCGCTGCTGCACGTGGCCGGCGTCTGGAGCATCGACCGCGCCCGCGAGGCGGCCTGGGCGAGTGTGCTGGCGCTGTGGGAGCTGCGGCCGGTGCCGTTCGCCTACACGGCGGTGAGCACCGCGCTGGACGGCTCGGTCGGCATGGTCTGCCGGGCGCTGCTCACCCCGCTGGACGGGCCGACGCAGGCCGGCCGGCCCCCCGTCGCGGGGAGCCGGCCGGCCGGTTGA